The following proteins are encoded in a genomic region of Pseudoxanthomonas suwonensis 11-1:
- a CDS encoding LpxL/LpxP family Kdo(2)-lipid IV(A) lauroyl/palmitoleoyl acyltransferase, with protein MSAADTPPPRPSFAPRNWPMWLGLALMVTAARLPWLWQRAIGRGIGWLAWHLGSTRRRAAEVNLALCFPQQTPEWRARLARESFDALGVGLFEFARAWWGSLAPIERNATIEGLEHLHELQAQGRGVLLVSGHFMTLEMCGRLLCGQVPLAGMYRRHRNPVMEWAVKRGRLRYATAMFANSDLRGAVRHLKRGGMLWYAPDQDMRGKDSVFAPFFGMPASTITATHQLARVTGCAVVPFFHRREGGRYILRVAPPLPDFPSEDAVADTARVNAAIEAMVREAPAQYLWIHRRFKRQPQGRSNYYDRGRGLPTPPAPGT; from the coding sequence ATGAGCGCCGCAGACACGCCACCTCCCCGCCCCTCCTTCGCCCCGCGCAACTGGCCGATGTGGCTGGGCCTTGCGCTGATGGTCACCGCCGCCCGCCTGCCCTGGCTGTGGCAGCGCGCGATCGGCCGCGGCATCGGCTGGCTGGCCTGGCACCTGGGCAGCACCCGCCGCCGCGCCGCCGAGGTCAACCTCGCCCTGTGCTTCCCGCAGCAGACGCCGGAGTGGCGCGCGCGCCTGGCCCGCGAGAGCTTCGACGCGCTGGGCGTCGGCCTGTTCGAGTTCGCGCGCGCCTGGTGGGGTTCGCTGGCGCCGATCGAGCGCAATGCCACGATCGAGGGCCTGGAACACCTGCACGAACTGCAGGCCCAGGGCCGCGGCGTGCTGCTGGTCTCCGGCCATTTCATGACCCTGGAGATGTGCGGACGCCTGCTGTGCGGGCAGGTGCCGCTGGCCGGCATGTACCGCCGCCACCGCAACCCGGTGATGGAGTGGGCGGTCAAGCGCGGTCGCCTGCGCTACGCCACCGCGATGTTCGCCAACAGCGACCTGCGCGGCGCGGTGCGCCACCTCAAGCGCGGCGGCATGCTGTGGTACGCGCCGGACCAGGACATGCGCGGCAAGGATTCGGTATTCGCGCCGTTCTTCGGCATGCCGGCCTCGACCATCACCGCCACCCACCAGCTGGCGCGGGTCACCGGCTGCGCGGTGGTGCCGTTCTTCCACCGCCGCGAGGGTGGGCGCTACATCCTGCGCGTGGCGCCGCCGCTTCCCGATTTCCCCAGCGAGGACGCGGTCGCCGATACCGCCCGGGTCAACGCCGCGATCGAGGCCATGGTGCGCGAGGCGCCGGCCCAGTACCTGTGGATCCATCGCCGCTTCAAGCGCCAGCCGCAGGGCCGCAGCAACTACTACGACCGCGGCCGCGGGCTGCCCACGCCGCCGGCCCCGGGAACCTGA
- a CDS encoding YceI family protein: MRKILLAAALATFAGASFAAPVTYNLDPTHTNVLAQWSHFGFSHPFANFGDVEGTLVYDADNVAASSVEVTLPLSGLEAFSSKFNDHLRSADFFDAAKYPTAKFKSTKVEDAGEGKLKVTGDLTIKDKTHPVVLDVTLNKAADHPMLKAPAIGFDATTTILRSDFGVGAYAPNVGDEVTLRITTEGTAAKAK; the protein is encoded by the coding sequence GCTGGCCGCCGCCCTGGCCACCTTCGCCGGCGCCTCGTTCGCCGCCCCGGTCACCTACAACCTCGACCCGACCCACACCAACGTGCTGGCCCAGTGGAGCCACTTCGGCTTCTCGCATCCGTTCGCCAACTTCGGCGACGTCGAGGGCACCCTGGTCTACGACGCCGACAACGTCGCCGCTTCCAGCGTCGAGGTGACCCTGCCGCTGTCCGGCCTGGAGGCCTTCAGCAGCAAGTTCAACGACCACCTGCGCAGCGCCGACTTCTTCGACGCGGCCAAGTACCCGACCGCGAAGTTCAAGAGCACCAAGGTCGAGGACGCGGGTGAGGGCAAGCTCAAGGTCACTGGCGACCTGACCATCAAGGACAAGACCCATCCGGTGGTCCTGGACGTGACCCTCAACAAGGCCGCCGACCACCCGATGCTCAAGGCCCCGGCGATCGGCTTCGACGCCACCACCACCATCCTGCGCAGCGACTTCGGCGTGGGCGCCTACGCCCCCAACGTCGGCGACGAGGTGACCCTGCGCATCACCACCGAGGGCACCGCGGCCAAGGCCAAGTGA
- a CDS encoding O-antigen ligase family protein, translated as MPNWPAEHAATSGRAFAWTPAWLVLAVALWPLPGPAEAVLSLGALAVAGQLGWLAARGRTLPLDRRAFVLAGLLFAAYWLPELLSAPDALDRGRAWKEVVADLRYLPLLWGVAIAVREPRGRGWLLGGIALVALAWTMDALLQAMAGSSPLFAALDALKGWSGGGPLCPPDEVLAPDRINGIFGACNPKLGLVLASLSPFALAWAATRGRAWAWCVAAAVLGVAILLGGARAAWLTFGLVALVSGWRVLGARRLAGFALAGVLALVALYVVSPQLQQRVERTALALQADAGGVDGALSGRGRIWQGALCMAREHPLNGVGVRGFRQAWPGCDPAAADAPAWGEGDALHAHQLLLELLSETGVLGLLAWLAGAWVAWRAWRRASPAARRQAGPAGLALVATTFPLNTHLAFYSTFWGGVLMLLAGLYVGLLHARRARGLRPAQVPGAGGVGSPRPRS; from the coding sequence ATGCCGAACTGGCCGGCTGAGCACGCCGCGACCAGCGGTCGCGCGTTCGCCTGGACGCCGGCCTGGCTGGTGCTCGCGGTGGCGCTGTGGCCGCTGCCCGGGCCGGCCGAGGCGGTGCTGTCACTGGGCGCGCTGGCGGTTGCGGGGCAGCTGGGCTGGCTGGCGGCGCGCGGGCGGACGCTGCCGCTGGATCGCCGGGCCTTCGTGCTGGCCGGCCTGCTGTTCGCCGCCTACTGGCTCCCGGAGCTGCTGTCCGCCCCGGATGCGCTGGACCGTGGCCGGGCCTGGAAGGAGGTGGTGGCCGACCTGCGCTACCTGCCGCTGCTGTGGGGTGTCGCCATCGCGGTGCGCGAACCGCGCGGGCGCGGCTGGCTGCTGGGCGGGATCGCCCTGGTCGCGCTCGCGTGGACCATGGATGCGCTGCTGCAGGCCATGGCCGGAAGCAGTCCGCTGTTCGCCGCCCTCGATGCGTTGAAGGGCTGGTCAGGCGGTGGCCCCCTGTGCCCGCCCGACGAGGTACTGGCACCGGACCGCATCAACGGCATCTTCGGTGCCTGCAATCCCAAGCTGGGCCTGGTGCTGGCCAGCCTGTCGCCATTCGCACTGGCGTGGGCTGCCACGCGCGGCCGGGCCTGGGCCTGGTGTGTGGCCGCAGCGGTGCTGGGCGTGGCCATCCTGCTGGGCGGCGCTCGCGCGGCCTGGCTGACGTTCGGACTGGTCGCGCTGGTCTCGGGCTGGCGCGTGCTGGGCGCGAGGCGGCTGGCCGGTTTCGCGCTGGCCGGCGTGCTGGCGCTGGTGGCCTTGTACGTGGTCTCGCCGCAGCTGCAGCAGCGGGTGGAGCGCACCGCGCTTGCCCTGCAGGCCGATGCCGGCGGCGTCGATGGCGCGCTGTCCGGGCGCGGCCGGATCTGGCAGGGCGCGTTGTGCATGGCGCGGGAGCATCCGCTCAACGGCGTCGGCGTGCGCGGCTTCCGCCAGGCCTGGCCTGGTTGCGATCCGGCGGCCGCGGACGCGCCGGCCTGGGGCGAGGGCGATGCCCTGCATGCGCACCAGCTGCTGCTGGAACTGCTCAGCGAGACCGGCGTGCTTGGCCTGCTGGCCTGGCTGGCCGGGGCCTGGGTGGCCTGGCGCGCGTGGCGACGTGCAAGCCCGGCGGCGCGCCGGCAGGCGGGCCCGGCAGGGCTGGCCCTGGTGGCGACCACCTTCCCGCTCAACACCCACCTGGCCTTCTACTCGACCTTCTGGGGCGGGGTGCTGATGCTGCTGGCCGGGCTCTACGTGGGCCTGCTGCACGCACGGCGCGCCCGAGGCCTGAGGCCGGCTCAGGTTCCCGGGGCCGGCGGCGTGGGCAGCCCGCGGCCGCGGTCGTAG
- a CDS encoding zinc-finger domain-containing protein — MNTTAAAPANAEKRYTVHRADLPLSCPTPEMALWNSHPRVYLPIQDDPDGHAQCPYCSAIYQLVD, encoded by the coding sequence ATGAACACCACCGCCGCCGCGCCCGCCAATGCCGAGAAGCGCTACACCGTGCACCGCGCGGACCTGCCGCTGAGCTGCCCGACGCCGGAAATGGCGCTGTGGAACTCGCATCCGCGCGTGTACCTGCCGATCCAGGACGATCCGGACGGCCACGCCCAGTGCCCGTACTGCTCGGCCATCTACCAGCTGGTCGACTGA
- a CDS encoding glycosyltransferase, giving the protein MRRLTVVQLLPALESGGVERSTLEIAAALVAAGHRAIVVSAGGRLVPALEACGAEHVTLAIGRKSLAALRRVPALRRLFRDSGADIVHARSRLPAWLGRMALAGLPVTRRPRWVTTVHGLNSPGRYSAVMASGERVVCVSRTVREYVLRHYPATDPSRLRVIERGIDPAQFPPRPHPDPAARAEAAAGYPTLADAAPLLLLPGRGTRLKGHADALHLLAALRSAGHPRAKLWLPGAREAGREAYIAELEALAAQLGVADAALFTPPTARIASAYAASDLVLQLSRKPEAFGRTVLEALSCGRPVLGWAHGGVGELLQQLQPAGAVPPFDADALATTAARQLRDPPAPVAIPYTLQAMQQATLDLYAELAG; this is encoded by the coding sequence ATGCGCCGCCTGACCGTCGTCCAGCTGCTGCCGGCACTGGAATCCGGCGGCGTCGAGCGTTCCACCCTGGAGATCGCCGCGGCCCTGGTCGCCGCCGGCCATCGCGCCATCGTCGTCTCCGCCGGCGGCCGCCTGGTGCCGGCGCTTGAAGCCTGCGGCGCCGAACACGTCACCCTGGCCATCGGCCGCAAGTCGCTGGCGGCGCTGCGCCGTGTCCCGGCCCTGCGCCGGCTGTTCCGCGACAGCGGCGCGGATATCGTCCACGCCCGTTCGCGCCTGCCGGCCTGGCTGGGGCGGATGGCCCTGGCGGGCCTGCCCGTTACGCGACGTCCACGCTGGGTCACCACCGTGCACGGGCTCAACTCGCCCGGCCGCTACAGCGCGGTGATGGCCAGCGGCGAGCGCGTGGTCTGCGTTTCGCGCACGGTGCGCGAGTACGTGCTGCGGCATTACCCGGCTACCGATCCGTCGCGGTTGCGGGTGATCGAGCGCGGGATCGATCCGGCCCAGTTCCCGCCGCGCCCGCATCCAGATCCGGCAGCGCGCGCCGAAGCCGCCGCCGGATATCCAACGCTGGCCGACGCCGCGCCGCTGCTGTTGCTGCCCGGGCGTGGCACCCGCCTGAAGGGCCATGCCGACGCCCTGCACCTGCTGGCCGCGCTGCGCTCCGCCGGCCACCCACGGGCGAAGCTGTGGCTGCCGGGTGCGCGCGAGGCCGGGCGCGAGGCCTATATCGCCGAGCTGGAGGCACTGGCCGCGCAGCTGGGCGTGGCCGACGCGGCGCTGTTCACCCCGCCCACCGCGCGCATTGCCAGCGCCTACGCCGCCAGCGACCTGGTGCTGCAGCTGTCGCGCAAGCCCGAGGCCTTCGGCCGCACCGTGCTCGAGGCGCTGTCCTGTGGTCGCCCGGTGCTGGGCTGGGCCCACGGCGGCGTGGGCGAACTGCTGCAGCAGCTGCAGCCGGCCGGCGCGGTGCCGCCGTTCGATGCCGATGCCCTGGCCACGACGGCCGCGCGCCAGCTGCGTGATCCGCCGGCGCCGGTCGCCATCCCGTACACGCTGCAGGCCATGCAGCAGGCAACCCTGGACCTGTATGCCGAACTGGCCGGCTGA